DNA sequence from the Malus domestica chromosome 06, GDT2T_hap1 genome:
CTTACCCTTCTCAGCCTCAGTTCTCATCTCTCAAGCACTTCTTCCTTCAAGCTCCGCCCTCTTGGCCGCCGTCTACAACCGCCTCCACAGTCTTTTCAACGCGGCTGGCTTCCCTCCCTCCTTGGAATTCTTCAACATTCTCAACCACAAGCTCTCCCAAACCATCACCTCCTCAGTCTTCACATTCCCATTCTCCCTCACCTTCCTCCTCATAACCAAATCTTTTGTAATCCAAACTCTCAGCCGCCACCAGAAACCGAATTCCTCATCGCACCCATCATTTCTTTCCACAATTTCTCTCTACACCCCACTCCTCCACACCCATGTTTACAACTCGTTTTTTATCATCTCTGCCAATGCAACCGTCTTTTCTATCTTGTTCATCGCCTTCAATGTCCTCGAAGGATCCGGGTTCTCTTCTCCGAACACCCTCCTCTTCTTATCGGCATCTGGGGCAGTTTTGTACTCCATTGTTCTTGCCAATGCACTCATAATATGCAATCTTGCATTGGTTCTATCAGGTACACAAAATAGTGGCGGCTACTTGGCAATTCTCAAGGCTTGTCTTTTAATCAGAGGAAGAACTTCAACTGCTCTCTCTCTTGCTTTGCCTGTCAGCTTAACCCTAGCTGCAGTTGAAGCATTGTTCCAATACCGCCTCGTACGAGCCTGCCATTTCACAGGACAGCTCGGATCTTCCATGGCCATGGAGGGTGTTTTCATTGCTTATTTGTACTCAATTCTTGTTGTTCTTGATACAACTGTGAGCTTTTTGTTCTTGCAAAGCTGCAAGCCGAGTTCTCGAGGGATCGAATACAGAGACGACGAAGAAAGTTGTGGAGATTTGAAGGCTGTCAAAGTGCTTCCATGAATTTTGGTTCAAGAAATTGAAGGGAAcccttcaaagttcaaaccaaTCCAGTTTTAGTtcattccttttgttttttagaGGAAAGAATGTAAAAAAGGCAttgccaaagaaaaaaaaaatagtttgtatcttcaattcaaAGCATGATTTCTTTTGCTTGGTAATCACTCACACCAGGCAACTTTCTTGACATAAAAAAAGCATCCTCTCTAAAGTAGGAGAATTGTATACACAACTTTGCTTATGATTATTATATTCCATTTTATTTAGCTGCTTTGttccaatcttttttttttttttaagggattACCGGGTGGCTTTGCTACACCAATTCATTTTTTCAGGAGCTGgctcacagaggcatttcaacCTCTCATTTACCACCATTGTGTGATTCACGAGCGTTACATATTAAACCCAGAACATGCCGTGTGGAATATAGACCTGAAATTCGTTCCCAACCATTGGAATTTGGCAACTTTAGCAGTGTGGATGTTACATTTTGgtctctttgtttctttttccacTTGTTATTGAAGTTAGTTTTGTGTTGGTTTAGCATTAGAGGGATAATATTGGTCAAATTCCAATGAATTGTACCAGAGTGATTGAGCAATATAAAATTGACATCTTGCAGCGGTTTATAAACTCATGCATGAAATTTCAAAGATGTTCTATTGTGTACGCAAAAGATATTTTGAAACTCAGTCAtcacatttttcacaaaaaaaaaaaaaaaaaaaatgtagctCATAGTCTTATATTGATTTTGCTAAAAActgcaaaaatcattttaaaacatattttcgTGAAATTTTCATCACACCATATGGTTTTTTAAATTCATACATGATACACGAGATATTTATGACATCACATGACGATGTTACCAACATTCAACAATTACACTTTTCACAAAAAATGTGAGCATTAACTCACTAGTTTTAATTGATGGTCcaaatttcatgtttaattgTGGGACTCAATTTATTAATTTGAAAAGGTTGCAGGTGACTTTGGAAATATACAAGGTCTGTTGAATGTGCGTTTTTCCCGTGTGGCATAGCAATCTAACTTTGTTACTTACGTTGAGATGTTCGTACTGTGATTTGTCGTTGTATTATTATAAtcgtatttttgttttcttctgatCTTTTAAATTTGTATTCATAAACAGGAAACTTCAGTCATCAATTAGTTTGATAGTTAAAACTCTTTGAGAAATTGATAGAGGATGCAAATCATAAATTTCTCTAAAAATATGGAAATTCtgaaatttcatgaatttaagTATATACTTTTTGACTAACAACCACAAGGAAAAAACAGTCAGTTTCTTAAACCaacctatatttattttacaattacaacaacaaagccttatcccattAAATGGGatcggctgtatgaatcctaaaGCACTACTGTGCTCAGTATTTATTTTACAATTaccctaaaaattaaaaaaaatccctGTCGTCGTCTAGTTTCTTTCTGAACCTGATTCCCTATACAACGCCTATCACGACGGGGTCTCCtatccaaaatttcaatgtGACGAGGAACTAAATTATATGTTACAGGAAAATGAATTGAATTCTAAACTACGGAGAGAGGGTTAGTGTGATTTACAGGAGTTCCACGGCACAGCAGCGATGTGGGATTTACAGATCCCAACGGCATCTTCCTTGGCGCTGTACATTTTATGCCAAACGAATGATGAAAGCTGAAACCTGATTGTGAACCGAGACTGAACTTTGCTCTCCCAAGGATGCCAGAGGGGCCATATCCGACATCATGGTGGAAGACGAAGCCAGATTGCCTCGGGGAACCCTTGCTTCTAAATGAATGGTACACAACTGTAGAGTGAGAGCCAAGGTCCGGTCTCTTTGTATGATATCCCACATGACTGATCAGTTGGCCGTGATCGTCTGATTGAACATCTTGTCAAGCATGTATAGTTAAAGATTCATGCATAGTTCAAAACTTCAAATGCTGCAGGACTCGACTAGTTGCCCTTTCCGCCCTCATCCAAATAATATCTCGAAGGGCTTTCCTTTGCACTAGTTCTGAGAAGGGGATTCCGACCAGGATCCTAAAAGCATATGCTCCTTGCCACTAGTTAGCAACACTGCGACTGAACACTCTTCTGTATGGCGGGAGAGCTCGATTTCCCATGTAGCGATAGAATGACTATATCCTTCACCTATTTTGGTGCTTTTTTTGTGAGGTTAATGCCCTGGGCCTTTTCCATTTCAGCTTCCTTTTcggctttcttcttctccaattcAGCCTGTTTGATATTCTCTTCGTGTGCTTTCCGAAACAACTTAACAAAGTTCAAGAGAGTCACAGTAACTGCAGTCATCAAAACAGGGTTTTAATACGGTTTAAGTCAGCTCCATTATTACTGCATGAAAAGAGTGCATTTGTAGGCATCCAGAGAAGCCCTCAGCCCCTAAAATAGCATAAAGGTCCCAAAACTATCTTACAAAActcaaaatctaaaaaaattcaaaaaccccCCAACCCCACCCGCAACTAACCTTGCTCAAATGGACAGCGGGCGGGATCCTCACCAAAATATAATGCAAGAGCATCTGCATTTCTACCCTGTCCACCAAAAGCAAATGACAAAATTGAGAtcacaaaatacaaaataagaCAGGCGACAAGGAGACGATAATTAGCATATTACCACTACAGAATATAGGTTCGTCACAGATGCCACTTCGGTCTCAGCAACAGTAATGAACTCTTTCAATGTCTAgaaattcaacaacaaaaacaagtaCAAAGAAATTGTTAGGGAATAGgaaaaaacagaagaagaaaggaagggCCTTTCAAGAAAGCTTTATAAACTTTAAAAGAGAAAGATTACATACCTTACGGAAAACTTCTGACACAGGGCCATCATTTTCTGATGCCGTCAGCTCCTGCTTGAGCTTTTCTAACCCCTTGATTAAAGCTTGCATTTCTTCAGCTAAAGACTTCAATTGTATCTGCATGGAAACAAGATTTGTCACATTCAAAATCTAACTACAATGCTTAGAATTAGCACCAAGGAAACGAATGAGCACCTTTGTTGCAGGCTCCAGGCTGACAAGGTCCTGGTAAAAATCAAGAAGTCCTGGCGATTTAGAAGCAAGGATCTAAGACACAAGAAAGCCAAACATGAGACTCCAAATATGATAGTTATCTTGTATCTCAAAACATTTGGcaacaaaaacataaattttgcaAGCAGTCATCTCTTATTTGTTAGTTCTAGATCATCTCTTATTCCCCACTTTGATTATTCATTAGGTCGTACCcaatgcacaaggctcccgcattacgcagggtctgggagaggtgaatgtcggctagccttacccccatttatggagaggctgctcccaagtgaTTATTCATTACATAACCAAAAATATTTAAGAAACGTACCTTACAAAGATAATGCATGAGTGTCATCTTACTAGTAGAGGCACGCGTATCATAGAGCTTCAGTAGACTGTCCAACTTGAACCCAACAGCAGCACCTGTACAAAAACATTTGACAATTCATATTATTTTGGAGGCTACCTAAAATAAAGCCAAGTGCACATAGGAATTTAAAATGGAACATGAAATAGCTGGTTTCAAATATAAAGGTTGCTTCTGCCAGTAACTCTTAATTCTCCAGGATAAATTCTAAGGCCCAGATAAAAAGATCAATTCTAAGCTCCAGCATGTGAAGCACATGCCTCAGAATAAAGTGtcgttaaaattaattaaatcctCCTCCTTGAACCCAACAGTGATCATAATTTTAAAACAGAAGCACAATGTTCCGAAAGGACTTGCCTATGGTTAAATCAAATGGTACTCAAGCGTCTGAAAGCCATTTGGAGATATGAGGCAGTTGCTTTGCATTCATATAATTTATCTTAATACTTCCCACCTCCCAGTCTACAGTAATAGATTATCTAAAGTGCTTACTTTAAGCAACATGTAAAAGAACCTTCCTACATGCTCTAAGTCAACAAACATAACAAATTCCAATATAACTTACCCCTTGCAGTTCCTTGGTTCAATGTGTTCCCCAAAAAAAGAATCTTCTTCATAATTTCCTTCAGCTTAGAAGAGTTCCGAACCTAATTTATCAGTAAAAGAGTAGCTAAGTTAAAATCGGTATCTATATACTGCAGGAAGCGATTCATTAGTAGTGCTGACATACCTCCTCACATGCAGAGTTTACTGTGTTCAAACTTCTTTTAAATTCTGAGACCTGCAAAAAAGGTCAATAATTAGATATGATGCAAAGAGACATACATTAGGTCCCATTTACTGCATTGGGAACAAAACAGCAGATACTACCAAACCTGAGTGTTGAACTGAATCTTGAAAGAAAATACTCTCATCTTTGACTCCACCCGAGGCACTTTCATCAACTCCAAAAAAAACTGAAACATTACAAATATACAGAGACTTTATATATCTGACAATTAGTTATAGCTGTAAAAGTATTTAAGGGACATTACAATCCAATATGCACTCAAAACATCTAACACATAATTGCTATTATTAAAATTCTCTGAGcaacataaaatatttttaggaAAACAATATTCAAAAACTCAATAAAACTACAACCACAAAAACTAATCTGAAATGACTCCGCCTGAATTAACATCACTTCATATAACATGCTATGGTGCCTCACTAAATGTCTGGGTTTTTCCTATGTCTATTTAACACACCAATTAAACCAGTAGCAGTGCAACTTAGCATCTTAAACAAGGACAAGCGAAATATATCCCTTAGAATCTTTCATTTTTCAACAGTCCAGGGAAATCCTTTATTGATGTTTACCGATTATCAGCCCATCTTCAAGTCTTCCATTGCCGCCACATTTATACGTGTAGTAATATTCGAGGAATATATGAAAATTAAACTGAATAAGTAGTGAATGGACTGATCTGTGTCTCCTTAATATTATAACTTCATAGAGTACAGGATAAGGGGCCCAGTATAGAATTTAAATCATAATCAATATCCAAAATCTGGTCAAAGCTTTCGTACATGACACAGAAAGGGCCAGCgacttagagcatctccaatgggaGATGCAAAATCCCTTGAAATGTGTAATATACAATTTTGGTTGGCCAGTCAACTTTCCAACGGAGAGATGCAAATATTAATCCTAccattgaagatgctcttatAGTAATTAATCTACTACGACAAATACTTCAAGAATATATTTGATCTGGTCATACCTGTTCACACCTCCCCAGGGCCTCCTTGTCACCAGTGTAGTTCTAAACAACAGAAATCACAAGCAAGAAAACATATGATTAATGAGGGGATGGAGCCATGTCAGATTGTAAAAAGAGTAAAATAACCATCaaaatagtaaaaataaaataaagaaaaaaggctACACCTTGAGAAGTTCCATCTCCTCTTTAGTAggacaaaatttaattaaattttccaCCTGATCAACATCTAATACTGAGTCATCCATTTTTAAAACAGCAGCCTGAGAATgtgcatataaatacataattagCTAAGTATGAAAAGCGTTCATTTACAACATCAGCATTAAAATATTCGGGAAGCAAAAAGCCAATTGAGAAGACTCATCAGATATGCAAATTATCTATATTCACAAATCATGAGTAAGAAGAAATTCAACTGTATCAGTTTACCATCATATCAGGAAGTGGCATCTTAACTTTTGTGAGCATAATTTCTGTGTTGTATGCCCTTCTCAGGTCAACCTACAATGTGGTTCAAAGAGAATCACAGTAAGAAAGTAGAGAAGTAATAGCATCTGAAATTATatggaaaaaagagaaaaaaaaatattcatcaaAATAAATCTCTGCGTTAACAAATATAGCCAGCATCGTGAACAGCCAACTTATCAATATAAGTGCAACTCTACAACAAAAACTCTAGAGACATGGAGAGATGGTTGACAGATAGTTACATTCTAACAGAAGAATCAAATCCCATAACCGGTAGGAAGAACAGGGAAAGAATCACCTTTAACAAGCATAacttttttgttcaaaaaaaacaaGCATAACTTTTAGAAGGATGATTTTACAGTAAAATAACCAATTGCATAAAATTACCAGTTGAACTTTGTCAGGTTTAGAACCAGCAGGCTTGCGGCGCCCTCCTTTATCTcctgagtttgaagattttggaACTGTAGCAGAGAAAAGGCTCTCTATCTCTGACACATCAAATTCCTGCGCACTAGATTAAAAGAGAAGCATATTAGTGATTTGAAATGAACAATCCTGAAATAAAATACATGGTTGTGTGTGTTGAACATGTAAGATCCATCAAATCAACAACAAAACTTTATGGCAGAAAACAGCTATAAAAGCAATAATAAGTTGAAAAATAAGATGGAATACTTTTGAGTCTCTCCATGTCTTTGCAGTTCCTCCCACAGGCTTCCTTGCAACGCCCTTGTCACCTTGTTCCAATGTAGTGGTTTCAAGGAGGAGCGTCGAGGCGCTGTGGCAGGTATCCCACGTCCGCGCCCTCTGCCAGCAGCAGGTCCTCTGCCACCTAATGagggtggtggtggaggagcaCCACCAGGAAGTCCAGGTGGAGCAGGAGGCCCTGGACCACGACCTCctggaggtggtggtggaggtggtgCTCCAGGCTGTGAGGGAGCGCAGCCTCCACCgggaggtggaggaggaggtggcACACCATGCCCTGAAGGtggtggaggaggtggaggCACTCCCCCACACATTGGAGGGGGTGGCGGAGGTGGTGCACCACGTCCTGAAGGTGGTGGAGGTGGCCCCCCACGCATTGGAGGGGGCGGTGGAGGTGGGGCCCCATACATTGGAGGTGGCGGCGGAGGGGGGGCACTGTGCATTGGAGGTGGCGGTGGGGGTGGGGGCCCACGCattggaggtggtggtggaggtggagCTCCTTGCattggaggtggtggtggtggtggtggaggaggtgCTCCATGTACTGAAAATGGTGGTGGGGGTGGTGGAGGTGGAGTTCCACGTAAAGGTGGTGGAGGTGGAGCCCCTTGCATTGGAGGTGGTGGGGGCGGGGGTGGCTGTGGAGCTCCATGTAAAGAAGGTCGGGGCGGTGGTGGAGCTCCAAATAAGGGAGGTGGTGGCGGTGGATGTGGAGTTCCTTGCATTGGAGGCGGCGACGGTGGTGGGGGTGGTGGAGTAGATGAAACTCCCGGCAAAGGAGGCGGcggtggaggaggaggtggagtaCCACGAGTAGGTGGTGGCGGTGGAGTAGGTACTCCAACTCCAAGAGGTTTGGATACACTTGCAGCAAGAGGAGGTGGAGGGGGAGGCGGTGATGGTGAATTTTGAGAACTTGCCACCATAACATGAGCAGCTGAAGAGTACCCAACCTTCCAAAGGGACGAAGAAGGCTGTGGAGGCATTATGGTGCCACTATTCTGCCCACCAGATTGCAGCGGAGGTGGAGGGAAAGGGGGAGGTGCAGGGACCGAAGCTATACCAGTATTCTGCGTGATAGATGACGAGGCAtaaggaggtggaggtggaggtggaggtggaggtggtggtggtggcggggTAGAAGATGGAAACAAGCACGAGACTGGAGAGGGCTTTGAGAAGACAGAATTAGAACTTAGCAGAGGAGGTGGCGGCgatggtggaggaggaggagaaggaggtgCTGTTGCAGCTACTTGTGACAATGGTATAGCTGGTGACAAAAGCTTTGGAGAAGTGTACAATGAAGATATTTGAGACATAGGTGGTGGAGgcggag
Encoded proteins:
- the LOC103437854 gene encoding formin-like protein 20 isoform X2 → MMFRFMFHTAFVRSNILMLGRDDIDILWDAKDQFPKDFRAEVLFLDADAVVPNITTVVASEENETGSASPEEFFEVEEIFSNALDSQEVKADFDSSMVHDNTRKHIDQQKVWKEDLDRHAFVDCTSDDGKHKKDRMANSNNDAVKDIAVDDVKYKLGEVDSNVDAVKDIAVDDGDMKSNSIPVAADVRSHTGTKEVVEEVRRKLEEMEDITNEEDLATRKRLETKVAQSKLSAEVSRPKAEKLQPPAYKRQPSFNTKVGVETTTAKQKSKQQETQGTSAKIAKPNAVSRWIPPNKGSYTNSMHVSYPPSRYNSAPAGFAGAASSKDTNANDKLKASSGTVVSKDVETELKHSKVDPLKHSKSAPETLTETSTSCLPSTLPPIQETETSSITTEHTDAQAVSPPPPPPPPPPMSQISSLYTSPKLLSPAIPLSQVAATAPPSPPPPPSPPPPLLSSNSVFSKPSPVSCLFPSSTPPPPPPPPPPPPPPPYASSSITQNTGIASVPAPPPFPPPPLQSGGQNSGTIMPPQPSSSLWKVGYSSAAHVMVASSQNSPSPPPPPPPLAASVSKPLGVGVPTPPPPPTRGTPPPPPPPPPLPGVSSTPPPPPPSPPPMQGTPHPPPPPPLFGAPPPPRPSLHGAPQPPPPPPPPMQGAPPPPPLRGTPPPPPPPPFSVHGAPPPPPPPPPPMQGAPPPPPPPMRGPPPPPPPPMHSAPPPPPPPMYGAPPPPPPPMRGGPPPPPSGRGAPPPPPPPMCGGVPPPPPPPSGHGVPPPPPPPGGGCAPSQPGAPPPPPPPGGRGPGPPAPPGLPGGAPPPPPSLGGRGPAAGRGRGRGIPATAPRRSSLKPLHWNKVTRALQGSLWEELQRHGETQNAQEFDVSEIESLFSATVPKSSNSGDKGGRRKPAGSKPDKVQLVDLRRAYNTEIMLTKVKMPLPDMMAAVLKMDDSVLDVDQVENLIKFCPTKEEMELLKNYTGDKEALGRCEQFFLELMKVPRVESKMRVFSFKIQFNTQVSEFKRSLNTVNSACEEVRNSSKLKEIMKKILFLGNTLNQGTARGAAVGFKLDSLLKLYDTRASTSKMTLMHYLCKILASKSPGLLDFYQDLVSLEPATKIQLKSLAEEMQALIKGLEKLKQELTASENDGPVSEVFRKTLKEFITVAETEVASVTNLYSVVGRNADALALYFGEDPARCPFEQVTVTLLNFVKLFRKAHEENIKQAELEKKKAEKEAEMEKAQGINLTKKAPK
- the LOC103437854 gene encoding formin-like protein 20 isoform X1 — encoded protein: MALFRRFFYRKPPDRLLEISERVYVFDCCFSTDVLEEDEYKVYLGGIVAQLQDYFPDASFMVFNFREGDRRSQISDVLSQYDMTVMDYPRQYEGCPLLPLEMIHHFLRSSESWLSLEGQQNVLLMHCERGGWPVLAFMLAGLLLYRKQYNGEQKTLEMVYKQAPRELLHLLSPLNPQPSQMRYLQYISRRNLGSEWPPSDTPLLLDCLILRNLPLFDDGKGCRPFIRVFGQDPSTPANRISKLLFSTLRNEKNTHLYVQAECVLVKIDIRCRVRGDVVLECIHLDEDLVREEMMFRFMFHTAFVRSNILMLGRDDIDILWDAKDQFPKDFRAEVLFLDADAVVPNITTVVASEENETGSASPEEFFEVEEIFSNALDSQEVKADFDSSMVHDNTRKHIDQQKVWKEDLDRHAFVDCTSDDGKHKKDRMANSNNDAVKDIAVDDVKYKLGEVDSNVDAVKDIAVDDGDMKSNSIPVAADVRSHTGTKEVVEEVRRKLEEMEDITNEEDLATRKRLETKVAQSKLSAEVSRPKAEKLQPPAYKRQPSFNTKVGVETTTAKQKSKQQETQGTSAKIAKPNAVSRWIPPNKGSYTNSMHVSYPPSRYNSAPAGFAGAASSKDTNANDKLKASSGTVVSKDVETELKHSKVDPLKHSKSAPETLTETSTSCLPSTLPPIQETETSSITTEHTDAQAVSPPPPPPPPPPMSQISSLYTSPKLLSPAIPLSQVAATAPPSPPPPPSPPPPLLSSNSVFSKPSPVSCLFPSSTPPPPPPPPPPPPPPPYASSSITQNTGIASVPAPPPFPPPPLQSGGQNSGTIMPPQPSSSLWKVGYSSAAHVMVASSQNSPSPPPPPPPLAASVSKPLGVGVPTPPPPPTRGTPPPPPPPPPLPGVSSTPPPPPPSPPPMQGTPHPPPPPPLFGAPPPPRPSLHGAPQPPPPPPPPMQGAPPPPPLRGTPPPPPPPPFSVHGAPPPPPPPPPPMQGAPPPPPPPMRGPPPPPPPPMHSAPPPPPPPMYGAPPPPPPPMRGGPPPPPSGRGAPPPPPPPMCGGVPPPPPPPSGHGVPPPPPPPGGGCAPSQPGAPPPPPPPGGRGPGPPAPPGLPGGAPPPPPSLGGRGPAAGRGRGRGIPATAPRRSSLKPLHWNKVTRALQGSLWEELQRHGETQNAQEFDVSEIESLFSATVPKSSNSGDKGGRRKPAGSKPDKVQLVDLRRAYNTEIMLTKVKMPLPDMMAAVLKMDDSVLDVDQVENLIKFCPTKEEMELLKNYTGDKEALGRCEQFFLELMKVPRVESKMRVFSFKIQFNTQVSEFKRSLNTVNSACEEVRNSSKLKEIMKKILFLGNTLNQGTARGAAVGFKLDSLLKLYDTRASTSKMTLMHYLCKILASKSPGLLDFYQDLVSLEPATKIQLKSLAEEMQALIKGLEKLKQELTASENDGPVSEVFRKTLKEFITVAETEVASVTNLYSVVGRNADALALYFGEDPARCPFEQVTVTLLNFVKLFRKAHEENIKQAELEKKKAEKEAEMEKAQGINLTKKAPK
- the LOC103437852 gene encoding uncharacterized protein, with protein sequence METAGKILRRSVHTFLLNYQYFTSTAALIALPFSASVLISQALLPSSSALLAAVYNRLHSLFNAAGFPPSLEFFNILNHKLSQTITSSVFTFPFSLTFLLITKSFVIQTLSRHQKPNSSSHPSFLSTISLYTPLLHTHVYNSFFIISANATVFSILFIAFNVLEGSGFSSPNTLLFLSASGAVLYSIVLANALIICNLALVLSGTQNSGGYLAILKACLLIRGRTSTALSLALPVSLTLAAVEALFQYRLVRACHFTGQLGSSMAMEGVFIAYLYSILVVLDTTVSFLFLQSCKPSSRGIEYRDDEESCGDLKAVKVLP